The following are encoded in a window of Impatiens glandulifera chromosome 5, dImpGla2.1, whole genome shotgun sequence genomic DNA:
- the LOC124940730 gene encoding uncharacterized protein LOC124940730 — MAEDICFINKETLIHVYPQKKQSIQSRTILIMFSMLIGIYICWICIEQSKTLPISHNEVIDRPRLSSCHFEAVDSSQLPYLHYPKPDTFSRDECECNPVRLFVIVSEQRSGSGWFETLLNSHVNVSCNGEIFSIKERRTNISSIVKTLDKVYNLDLFTSASKNHCSAAVGFKWMLNQGLINHHKEIVEYFNRRGVSLVFVLRRNLLSRMVSTLANSYDRYAKLLNGVHKSHVHSPREAKILSRYKPTIDSESLVSNLDEMKVTMMRALEIFKGTRHMVLYYEDVVKNQNNKLVEVQKFLKLPVRRLSSMQVKIHTGRLSNHIMNWEEVYKTLKGTAYERFLGFDY; from the exons ATGGCAGAAGATATATGTTTTATCAATAAG GAAACTCTAATCCATGTATACCCTCAAAAGAAGCAGTCAATACAATCAAGAACAATTCTCATCATGTTTTCAATGCTGATTGGTATTTATATCTGTTGGATATGTATAGAACAATCGAAAACTCTGCCCATATCACACAATGAAGTTATTGACAGGCCAAGGTTATCGTCGTGTCATTTCGAAGCCGTTGATAGTTCCCAACTCCCTTATTTGCATTACCCAAAACCCGACACTTTTAGCAG GGATGAATGTGAATGTAATCCTGTAAGGTTATTTGTGATTGTATCTGAACAGAGATCAGGAAGTGGATGGTTTGAAACATTATTGAATAGTCATGTTAATGTTAGTTGTAATGGTGAGATATTTTCTATTAAAGAAAGGAGAACAAATATTTCTTCTATTGTTAAGACTTTGGATAAAGTTTATAATTTGGACTTGTTTACAAGTGCTTCTAAGAACCATTGCTCTGCTGCTGTGGGATTCAAGTGGATGCTTAATCAG ggtTTGATAAATCATCACAAAGAGATAGTGGAATACTTCAACAGAAGAGGAGTGTCTCTAGTATTTGTCTTGAGAAGAAATTTACTTAGTCGAATGGTGTCAACGCTAGCAAATTCATACGATCGATACGCTAAGTTGTTAAACGGGGTTCATAAGTCTCATGTTCATTCTCCCCGAGAGGCAAAAATATTATCGAGATACAAGCCAACTATAGATTCGGAATCATTAGTGAGTAATCTCGATGAAATGAAGGTGACAATGATGAGGGCATTGGAAATATTTAAGGGCACAAGGCATATGGTTTTGTATTATGAAGATGTTGTTAAGAATCAGAATAAT AAATTGGTGGAAGTGCAAAAGTTCTTGAAGCTTCCGGTGAGGAGGTTGTCTAGTATGCAAGTTAAGATACACACGGGACGATTATCCAACCATATTATGAATTGGGAGGAGGTTTATAAGACGCTTAAAGGGACTGCTTATGAGAGGTTTCTCGGGTTTGATTATTGA